The Salinibacterium sp. M195 genome includes a window with the following:
- a CDS encoding DUF58 domain-containing protein yields MPRADFRRSIRIVLGSARLTRRGITFLALGVGVGIAGFALGIPILLYVSCFALALPLVAVTFVRTRESSLSVSRRFSFPVVEAGNTTAVTLRVDNGSKRATTPVRWRDALPWRPWVTENGWLPRLSVKSGLASGRSAAQLSYALTPTKRGVFEIGPLVVEATDPFELAWGAWNVGSVTPLVVTPRVAQLATTALIAQSGDGEARVVQRRSSGDDDDAMTREYRRGDAMRRVHWKASARHGSLMVRQEEQHSYPEARIIVDTRREGYPDASRATVLRAVGDNGLSQSHSARFEWVVAMLASAAVQLRREGFLVQIIETGQSQLTDAATLHRRSSAEQELLTRLAALAPIESPAEWWGEPSSRSFARGPVIALVANPEPATVDFLLSQATSTVLAVAFVVEPSSGFGDRERFGAAKRPPLAEELRAAGWKVISVQSFDDVADVWNLYVTESRVSRERH; encoded by the coding sequence ATGCCTCGCGCAGATTTTCGGCGATCGATCCGCATTGTGCTGGGCAGCGCGCGCCTGACTCGGCGCGGGATCACGTTTCTTGCGCTGGGTGTTGGTGTCGGTATCGCCGGATTTGCTCTAGGTATTCCGATTCTGTTATATGTCAGTTGTTTTGCACTTGCTCTGCCGCTTGTAGCGGTCACTTTTGTGCGCACCCGAGAGTCGTCATTGAGCGTTTCGCGCAGATTTTCGTTCCCGGTCGTCGAGGCTGGCAACACCACGGCGGTGACGTTGCGCGTTGATAACGGCTCGAAACGTGCCACGACTCCAGTTCGGTGGCGGGATGCTCTGCCGTGGCGCCCGTGGGTGACAGAGAATGGGTGGCTTCCTCGGCTGTCTGTGAAGTCGGGACTAGCGAGCGGTCGCAGCGCTGCGCAGTTGTCGTATGCGTTGACCCCAACCAAGCGAGGTGTTTTTGAGATCGGTCCGCTGGTAGTGGAGGCGACTGATCCGTTTGAGCTGGCCTGGGGGGCGTGGAACGTTGGTTCCGTAACTCCTCTGGTCGTGACTCCGCGGGTGGCGCAACTGGCGACAACGGCCCTCATCGCGCAGTCCGGTGATGGCGAGGCTCGCGTCGTTCAGCGCCGTTCCTCTGGCGACGACGACGATGCGATGACGCGAGAGTATCGCCGGGGTGACGCTATGCGGCGGGTGCATTGGAAGGCATCCGCACGCCACGGCAGCTTGATGGTGCGTCAAGAAGAGCAACACAGCTATCCCGAAGCACGCATCATTGTTGATACGCGCCGTGAAGGCTATCCAGATGCGAGCCGGGCAACTGTCTTGCGAGCAGTCGGCGACAATGGCCTCTCGCAGTCGCATAGTGCCCGGTTCGAATGGGTCGTCGCGATGTTGGCTTCGGCTGCCGTGCAATTGCGCCGTGAAGGTTTTTTGGTTCAGATCATTGAGACCGGCCAGTCGCAACTGACGGATGCCGCAACGCTGCATCGCCGCTCGTCTGCCGAACAAGAGTTATTGACGCGGCTCGCGGCGTTGGCGCCGATTGAGTCTCCTGCGGAATGGTGGGGAGAACCATCCTCGCGTTCATTCGCCCGGGGCCCAGTCATTGCTCTCGTTGCTAATCCTGAGCCGGCGACGGTGGATTTTTTGCTGAGCCAAGCGACGAGCACAGTGCTTGCGGTGGCGTTTGTTGTCGAACCAAGCTCTGGCTTTGGCGATCGGGAGCGATTTGGCGCCGCGAAGCGTCCGCCGCTGGCGGAGGAGCTGCGGGCTGCAGGCTGGAAAGTGATCTCGGTGCAATCGTTCGACGATGTCGCCGATGTCTGGAATCTGTATGTCACCGAATCGAGGGTCTCCCGTGAGCGTCACTGA
- a CDS encoding DUF177 domain-containing protein: MSRINESPYAVLVRDLMHRPGEMREHSLNIVVPETFGTTVVEVPQGANLSVKGRFESLHDGVLVDAVVSGKAKAECVRCLIDVTLPVRVEFQELFAYSEDEAFDYTVIDEYIDLEPVVRDSVVLSLPFQPVCQKDCLGLCPECGVRLLDNPGHEHEAPIDARWAALAGLQDFTQDSHDQDLNDANDSPETQEEKS; encoded by the coding sequence GTGTCTAGAATCAACGAGAGTCCGTATGCCGTGTTGGTGCGCGATCTCATGCACCGCCCAGGTGAGATGAGAGAGCACTCCCTCAACATCGTCGTACCCGAAACCTTTGGCACCACTGTTGTCGAGGTTCCTCAGGGCGCAAATCTGTCGGTTAAAGGCCGCTTTGAGTCTCTTCATGACGGTGTTTTAGTGGATGCCGTTGTCTCGGGAAAAGCTAAGGCAGAGTGTGTTCGTTGCCTCATTGACGTCACGCTGCCTGTTCGAGTCGAGTTTCAAGAACTTTTCGCGTATTCTGAGGACGAAGCTTTCGACTACACGGTTATCGACGAATACATCGATCTTGAGCCTGTAGTGCGGGATTCGGTAGTTTTGTCGCTACCATTCCAGCCGGTCTGTCAAAAGGACTGTCTTGGACTGTGCCCTGAGTGTGGGGTTCGGTTGCTCGATAATCCAGGACACGAACACGAAGCGCCGATCGATGCCCGCTGGGCAGCGTTGGCTGGCCTCCAAGATTTCACGCAAGACTCGCACGATCAAGACTTGAACGACGCGAACGATTCACCTGAGACCCAAGAAGAAAAGAGTTAG
- a CDS encoding PLD nuclease N-terminal domain-containing protein, whose translation MGSLISLAYFAMLIAVLVDVILIDESRIKNLGKVTWVFVVIFLPLIGSILWLAIGREYAQAQPVSSFGAPQRREALAPRDTRNTEAELAKLDAEIAFFQKQEEIRELEEKLRNRKQLP comes from the coding sequence ATGGGGAGTCTGATTTCACTCGCGTACTTTGCAATGCTCATCGCAGTACTCGTCGATGTCATCCTGATCGACGAATCGCGAATCAAGAATCTCGGCAAGGTCACGTGGGTTTTCGTGGTGATCTTTCTCCCGCTCATCGGCTCCATTCTCTGGCTCGCGATCGGTCGCGAATACGCGCAGGCACAGCCGGTCAGTAGTTTTGGTGCGCCTCAGCGTCGCGAAGCCCTTGCGCCGCGTGACACGAGAAACACTGAGGCGGAGCTCGCCAAGCTCGACGCTGAAATTGCGTTCTTTCAGAAACAAGAAGAGATTCGTGAGCTCGAAGAGAAGCTGCGCAATCGTAAGCAATTGCCCTAG
- the mutM gene encoding bifunctional DNA-formamidopyrimidine glycosylase/DNA-(apurinic or apyrimidinic site) lyase: protein MPELPEVEVVRAGLEPAVTGATAASVTVFDERSLRRHDGPSEDFIDRLTGRLFLTPRRRGKFLWIPLGGPADEALERAAGLTPDLHASGIGSGEALVAHLGMSGQVLLRDRSTDDRLTRIRIELDHPDHGALRLNFVDQRIFGSMAIDSMLPTVDQPAHAVPSQVAHIARDPLDPFFDDAKFLRALKAKRTTVKRALLDQTLVSGIGNIYADEALWAARVHYNQPTESLSRARAVRLLAEVRAVFAKALAEGGTSFDAQYLNVNGESGYFAHSLNVYGQQGNACPRCGREVVREQFMNRGSHFCPFCQRV from the coding sequence GTGCCCGAACTTCCCGAGGTTGAAGTTGTGCGCGCAGGCCTCGAACCAGCAGTCACTGGTGCGACTGCGGCATCCGTCACCGTCTTTGATGAGCGTTCACTGCGCCGCCACGATGGGCCAAGCGAAGACTTTATTGACCGGCTGACAGGTCGCCTCTTTTTGACGCCGCGACGCCGGGGAAAATTCCTGTGGATTCCGCTCGGCGGCCCTGCAGATGAAGCGCTCGAACGCGCTGCGGGTCTCACTCCCGACCTTCACGCCTCCGGCATTGGCTCTGGCGAAGCTCTCGTGGCTCACCTGGGTATGAGCGGCCAAGTGCTGTTGCGCGATCGGAGCACGGATGACCGGCTCACGCGCATCCGCATCGAACTTGATCACCCTGACCACGGCGCACTGCGACTCAACTTTGTCGACCAACGTATCTTCGGCTCGATGGCGATCGACAGCATGCTGCCCACGGTTGATCAGCCCGCGCACGCGGTACCGAGTCAAGTCGCACACATCGCGCGAGATCCGCTCGACCCTTTCTTTGACGATGCGAAGTTCTTGCGGGCTCTGAAGGCGAAGCGCACGACGGTGAAGCGGGCGCTGCTCGACCAAACTCTCGTGAGCGGCATCGGCAATATCTATGCTGATGAAGCGTTGTGGGCGGCGCGCGTGCACTACAACCAGCCGACCGAGTCGCTGAGCCGGGCCAGGGCTGTGCGGTTGCTCGCCGAGGTGCGGGCTGTGTTCGCGAAGGCTCTTGCCGAAGGCGGCACGAGCTTTGACGCCCAATACCTGAACGTGAATGGCGAATCCGGCTACTTCGCGCACTCACTCAACGTGTACGGACAGCAGGGCAACGCGTGCCCGCGTTGTGGCCGTGAAGTTGTACGCGAGCAGTTCATGAATCGCGGTTCGCACTTCTGCCCGTTCTGCCAACGAGTATGA
- a CDS encoding DUF3488 and transglutaminase-like domain-containing protein, which translates to MSVTETARSSNVERHARRLRSWSLAAVMALAIGVAASSLGAVLAEGAWWFPLMAVAVVVLATAAAVRNVSPRAIGGSFAGLIAAGELLVLMFAADTAIAGIVPTGETFSRFAQLARDGNESIANQRFPADAETGIVYLICLGALAVTLAMDVAAFVIRKPAFTGIPLLVLLLVPSFVRSELHDAFVFALTALSYVAILIVASPQVSVRAAWPLASGALVLSLIVPVLLPSVEPAAEVGSRPGLISTGVNPIINLSSDLRRNAPLLALTYTAEGTGEYLRVAVLDEFGDDTWQPSGNGGDSGDDMDAFELPAGFTDAVPFSENLMQIQIERIRGRYLPVPYATTEVAGLTGDWTWESEGLTVSSDSANSKDQEYEVSYLTPAPSIELLQAAPTTLPEGYEKYLALPETLPSIVAETAQEVVGGAATRIDQALALQSFFKDGDFEYSEEAPLTDDYDGSGAEVLAEFLDAKSGYCVHFASAMAAMARTLDIPARVVVGFSPGQKKADPDTDEVEFVVSTDNLHSWPELYFPTIGWLRFEPTVSVGTEPRFAQSIIDDPSTPDIDESQPEPADLPAPTPTATPGARPDLPLDEQPTTETANPVASSPFWWLLIALPILLLVPSIVRLIRRGLRLTAVSRGAVAPAWREVRDTARDLGFHLSATATPRQQYEELLSGMGTPGSTALESLLARVETAAFSERETHVSASAVTAALASLRASARWKARLRALWAPRTAFGRIDRTR; encoded by the coding sequence GTGAGCGTCACTGAGACAGCGCGGTCATCGAATGTCGAGCGTCACGCTCGTCGACTTCGCTCGTGGTCGTTGGCCGCGGTGATGGCGTTAGCAATCGGTGTCGCGGCGAGCAGCCTCGGCGCGGTGCTCGCCGAGGGTGCATGGTGGTTTCCGCTTATGGCCGTTGCGGTGGTGGTTTTGGCGACCGCTGCCGCCGTGCGCAATGTGAGCCCCCGAGCCATCGGGGGCTCGTTTGCGGGGCTAATCGCCGCCGGGGAACTTCTTGTTCTCATGTTCGCAGCCGATACAGCGATTGCGGGAATAGTGCCAACGGGGGAGACCTTCTCGCGCTTTGCCCAGCTGGCTCGTGATGGCAACGAATCGATAGCCAATCAGCGTTTTCCGGCCGATGCCGAAACCGGCATCGTTTACCTGATTTGTTTGGGGGCGCTGGCGGTGACGCTGGCGATGGATGTTGCGGCGTTCGTCATCCGCAAGCCTGCGTTCACCGGCATCCCCCTTCTCGTCTTGCTTCTCGTGCCCAGTTTTGTGCGCAGCGAGTTGCATGACGCCTTCGTTTTTGCGCTGACGGCGCTGTCCTATGTTGCGATTTTGATCGTCGCATCTCCGCAGGTAAGTGTGCGAGCAGCGTGGCCATTAGCGTCGGGGGCACTTGTGCTCTCGCTCATCGTGCCGGTGCTGTTGCCCAGCGTAGAGCCGGCAGCTGAGGTAGGGAGTCGCCCGGGGCTCATCTCCACCGGAGTGAATCCCATCATCAACTTGAGCAGCGATCTTCGGCGGAATGCACCACTGTTAGCGCTGACGTATACCGCTGAGGGCACGGGTGAGTATTTGCGCGTAGCCGTGCTCGACGAGTTTGGCGACGATACCTGGCAGCCATCGGGCAATGGTGGCGACAGCGGCGACGACATGGACGCCTTTGAATTGCCTGCGGGCTTCACCGACGCCGTGCCGTTTTCCGAGAATCTGATGCAGATCCAGATCGAACGTATCCGCGGAAGGTATCTCCCGGTGCCCTATGCCACGACAGAAGTCGCCGGGCTCACTGGAGATTGGACGTGGGAGTCAGAGGGTCTCACGGTCTCTTCGGACAGCGCGAATTCGAAGGACCAAGAGTATGAGGTGTCGTACCTCACCCCGGCGCCCTCGATCGAGCTCTTGCAGGCTGCTCCTACGACGCTTCCGGAAGGCTACGAGAAGTATCTGGCGCTGCCCGAGACACTGCCAAGCATTGTCGCTGAGACAGCTCAAGAAGTTGTCGGTGGTGCTGCCACCCGCATTGATCAGGCCCTCGCACTTCAATCGTTTTTCAAAGATGGTGACTTCGAATACTCAGAAGAGGCGCCGCTGACGGACGACTATGACGGCTCTGGCGCCGAAGTGCTCGCCGAATTCTTGGATGCCAAGAGCGGCTACTGCGTGCACTTTGCTTCGGCAATGGCCGCGATGGCCCGCACGCTCGATATCCCCGCCCGTGTTGTTGTGGGGTTCTCACCCGGTCAAAAGAAGGCCGACCCGGATACCGACGAGGTTGAGTTCGTGGTCTCAACCGACAACTTGCACTCGTGGCCAGAATTGTACTTTCCCACTATCGGATGGCTCCGCTTCGAGCCCACCGTCTCTGTCGGCACCGAACCCCGATTTGCGCAAAGCATCATCGATGATCCCAGCACTCCCGATATCGATGAGTCTCAGCCTGAGCCGGCGGACCTGCCAGCCCCGACACCCACCGCTACTCCCGGTGCGCGACCAGACTTGCCGCTCGATGAGCAGCCAACAACCGAAACTGCTAATCCCGTGGCATCTTCGCCGTTCTGGTGGCTGCTAATCGCCCTGCCCATCCTGCTGTTGGTTCCGTCCATAGTGAGACTGATTCGTCGCGGCCTTCGCCTCACGGCAGTGTCTCGCGGCGCCGTTGCTCCGGCCTGGCGCGAAGTACGCGATACAGCCAGAGACCTGGGCTTTCACCTCAGCGCGACCGCGACCCCGCGCCAGCAATACGAAGAGCTGCTTTCTGGGATGGGAACCCCGGGCAGCACCGCGCTGGAAAGCCTTCTAGCCCGCGTCGAGACGGCGGCCTTCAGCGAGCGAGAAACACACGTTAGTGCGTCTGCCGTGACGGCCGCGCTGGCGTCACTCCGAGCATCCGCACGCTGGAAGGCGCGACTGCGAGCCCTGTGGGCACCACGAACCGCCTTCGGGCGCATCGACCGAACGCGCTAG
- a CDS encoding MoxR family ATPase, protein MDDVSSTPMPDDVFHGHCAAIVRSVSTVIDGKADAVRLALTVLLAEGHLLIEDVPGVGKTMLARALARTVDCSVSRVQFTPDLLPADITGVSVYNQNTRDFEFKKGPVFANIVIGDEINRASPKTQSALLECMAESSVTVDGHTYELTSPFIVVATQNPIEMEGTYPLPEAQRDRFMARISMGYPDAAAELAMLRSRELTSPLDALTPVVTVEQLRDLIATVRSVYVSTAVEEYAVAIAQATRRDREVRVGASPRATLHLVRAAKARAAIDGREFVLPDDIDALAVTVLAHRMIPARHAGDTAAVLSGHSIADVIERIVAETPVPVTAAAS, encoded by the coding sequence ATGGATGATGTGAGTTCCACACCGATGCCCGATGACGTGTTCCATGGTCACTGCGCCGCGATAGTGCGCAGCGTTTCCACCGTAATTGACGGTAAAGCTGACGCCGTGCGGCTTGCCCTCACGGTGCTTCTTGCTGAGGGGCATCTCCTCATTGAAGACGTGCCGGGGGTGGGTAAAACTATGCTGGCACGCGCGCTGGCACGCACGGTGGATTGCTCGGTATCGCGAGTGCAGTTCACTCCCGACTTGCTGCCTGCCGACATCACTGGCGTTTCGGTGTACAACCAAAACACCCGCGACTTTGAGTTCAAAAAAGGCCCTGTTTTCGCCAACATTGTCATTGGCGACGAGATTAACCGTGCCAGCCCCAAGACGCAGTCGGCGTTGCTCGAGTGCATGGCAGAGTCGAGTGTGACGGTCGATGGCCACACCTACGAACTCACGAGCCCGTTCATTGTTGTTGCGACCCAGAACCCCATCGAGATGGAGGGTACTTATCCTCTGCCGGAGGCCCAGCGGGATCGCTTCATGGCCCGTATTTCAATGGGCTACCCCGATGCTGCCGCTGAGTTGGCGATGTTGCGCTCACGCGAACTAACGAGTCCGCTAGATGCACTTACTCCGGTCGTTACCGTCGAGCAGCTACGCGATCTCATCGCGACGGTGCGCAGCGTTTACGTGAGCACTGCAGTTGAGGAGTATGCCGTAGCGATTGCTCAGGCAACTCGCCGTGACCGCGAAGTTCGCGTGGGGGCGAGCCCCCGAGCGACTCTTCATTTGGTGCGTGCGGCTAAGGCTCGCGCTGCTATTGATGGCCGCGAATTCGTGTTGCCGGATGACATCGATGCGCTGGCAGTAACGGTGCTGGCTCACCGGATGATTCCAGCTCGGCATGCCGGCGATACCGCTGCAGTACTGTCTGGTCATTCGATTGCTGATGTCATTGAGCGTATTGTCGCCGAAACTCCGGTTCCTGTAACCGCTGCGGCGTCTTAG
- the rpmF gene encoding 50S ribosomal protein L32, translating to MAVPKRKMSRASTRMRRAQWKATPPTLVKTVENGKTVYSLPHRAKVVEDSAGTPLYMEYKGRKVADV from the coding sequence ATGGCAGTACCAAAGCGCAAAATGTCGCGGGCCAGCACCCGCATGCGCCGCGCCCAGTGGAAGGCAACCCCTCCCACTCTCGTCAAGACCGTTGAAAACGGCAAGACCGTTTACAGCCTTCCGCACCGCGCCAAGGTAGTCGAAGACTCCGCCGGCACGCCCCTGTACATGGAGTACAAGGGTCGCAAGGTCGCTGACGTTTAA
- a CDS encoding putative F420-0 ABC transporter permease subunit: MAKVSPLAFGAALGIALLVSITIAVTIGPADIRFDEVWRSIGSHLGIGVSPLTELRDGIVWQLRLPRVLTAAAVGAGLALSGAVMQAITRNPLADPYLLGLSSGAALGAVSVILLGAAVLLPFAAFVGALLALTLTLLLAGSLGAITPSRTVLAGIAVSALASAITSFVIFWSVTGDSYREVLSWLLGSLSGARWPAVGITMVAIIVIGIPVMLTGRLLDSFAFGDVQAASLGVNVSATRWGLLAASALVTGAMVSVSGSIGFVGLILPHAVRLLVGPGHRALLPLSALLGAVFLVWADTLARTLFDPREIPVGIVTAMIGAPIFAFLLTRRKSST; encoded by the coding sequence ATGGCTAAAGTTTCTCCGCTCGCATTCGGCGCCGCGCTGGGGATCGCACTTCTCGTGTCGATCACCATCGCGGTGACGATTGGCCCTGCCGACATCCGGTTCGATGAGGTGTGGCGCTCGATTGGGAGCCACCTCGGCATTGGGGTGAGCCCGCTGACTGAGCTGCGAGATGGCATTGTGTGGCAGTTGCGACTGCCCAGGGTGCTCACAGCTGCGGCGGTGGGTGCTGGTCTCGCTTTGAGCGGCGCCGTCATGCAGGCCATTACGCGTAACCCGCTTGCTGATCCGTATCTGCTTGGGCTGTCGTCTGGCGCTGCGCTCGGCGCGGTTTCGGTGATTTTGCTCGGCGCTGCTGTCTTGTTGCCGTTCGCCGCTTTCGTTGGCGCGCTGTTGGCATTGACGCTCACGTTGCTGCTGGCGGGTTCGCTTGGAGCAATTACGCCGTCGCGTACCGTGCTCGCGGGTATCGCCGTATCGGCTCTCGCCTCGGCGATCACGAGCTTTGTCATTTTCTGGAGCGTCACCGGCGACTCTTACCGTGAAGTGCTGTCGTGGTTGCTCGGTTCGCTCAGTGGAGCGCGCTGGCCTGCCGTAGGCATCACGATGGTCGCCATCATCGTGATCGGCATTCCGGTGATGCTCACGGGGCGCCTGCTCGACTCCTTTGCTTTCGGCGACGTGCAGGCAGCCTCACTCGGCGTGAACGTCAGCGCGACCCGCTGGGGGCTGCTTGCGGCATCTGCGCTCGTCACCGGCGCCATGGTGTCAGTGAGTGGCTCGATCGGGTTTGTCGGGCTGATCTTGCCGCACGCCGTGCGATTGCTCGTCGGGCCAGGCCATCGTGCCCTCTTACCACTGAGCGCGTTGCTCGGCGCCGTGTTCTTGGTCTGGGCTGACACTCTGGCCAGAACCCTGTTTGACCCCCGCGAGATTCCCGTCGGCATAGTCACTGCCATGATTGGCGCTCCCATCTTCGCGTTCCTGCTCACCCGCCGAAAGAGTTCAACATGA
- the rnc gene encoding ribonuclease III yields the protein MAMTGSSSQAELSAVLGVAIDPELLTLALTHRSFAYENGGIGHNERLEFLGDSILGQAVTVKLYRDNPDLDEGDLAKRRASLVSSVALAEIARLIGLGAFIRLGKGEEQTGGREKPSILADTVEAIIGAAYIDRGGDEATALVLRLVAPLLADPERFGAAMDPKTSLQELAAQLGRGAPEYRIKDSGPDHSKRFHASVVLSGDVISSGNGSSKKHAEMAAALEAWTILQVASK from the coding sequence ATGGCGATGACGGGTTCCAGCTCACAGGCTGAGCTCTCCGCCGTGCTCGGGGTCGCAATTGATCCCGAGTTACTCACGCTTGCGCTCACGCACCGCTCTTTCGCGTACGAAAATGGCGGTATAGGGCACAACGAACGACTCGAGTTTCTTGGTGACTCAATTCTTGGCCAGGCAGTAACGGTCAAGCTGTATCGCGATAACCCGGATCTTGACGAGGGAGACCTTGCCAAGCGTCGGGCCAGTCTCGTTTCTTCTGTCGCGCTCGCCGAAATCGCGCGCCTGATAGGGCTCGGAGCGTTTATTCGCCTCGGCAAGGGTGAAGAGCAGACGGGCGGCCGTGAGAAGCCGTCAATCTTGGCTGACACCGTCGAAGCGATAATTGGTGCTGCCTACATTGATCGCGGAGGCGACGAAGCGACTGCTCTCGTTCTGCGGCTTGTCGCTCCGCTGCTTGCTGACCCTGAACGGTTCGGGGCAGCGATGGACCCGAAAACCAGCCTCCAAGAGCTCGCTGCCCAACTCGGGCGCGGGGCGCCGGAGTACCGTATCAAAGACAGCGGTCCTGATCACTCGAAGCGTTTTCACGCCAGTGTTGTGCTGTCGGGCGATGTCATCTCTAGCGGCAACGGATCCAGCAAAAAGCATGCTGAAATGGCCGCGGCGCTCGAAGCTTGGACAATTCTCCAAGTCGCGTCGAAGTAG
- a CDS encoding ABC transporter ATP-binding protein, protein MSDNAGLIAERISITADGTLLIDNVDCTVARGSLSALVGPNGAGKSTLLRALTAVQAPAAGTVTFGNDDLLGMPRRQRARLAAFVEQDSTTDSSLSVGMVVQLGRLPHQSLWEADSAESTAIVSDSLATVEMTAFRDREFQSLSGGEKQRVMLARALAQQPQLLALDEPTNHLDIAAQLAVLELLAHLRTTGVTVLAALHDLSLAASYCDHIIVLSHGRVVAAGATEMVLTEALIAEVYGVRASILTNPVTGKPVIGFSPA, encoded by the coding sequence ATGAGCGACAACGCTGGACTCATCGCAGAGCGCATCAGCATCACCGCCGATGGCACCCTCCTCATTGACAACGTCGACTGCACGGTTGCGCGCGGCTCGCTCAGCGCGCTCGTTGGGCCAAACGGTGCTGGAAAGTCGACTCTGCTTCGCGCGCTCACCGCCGTGCAGGCTCCGGCAGCGGGAACCGTCACATTTGGCAACGACGACCTGCTCGGGATGCCGCGCCGCCAACGCGCTCGTCTCGCTGCATTCGTGGAACAAGATTCGACCACAGACTCGTCTCTCTCCGTCGGCATGGTCGTGCAGCTAGGCAGGCTCCCCCACCAGTCTTTGTGGGAAGCGGATTCTGCAGAATCCACCGCAATCGTCAGCGACAGCCTCGCCACTGTTGAAATGACCGCATTTCGCGATCGAGAGTTTCAGAGCCTCTCTGGCGGCGAAAAACAGCGAGTGATGCTTGCGCGGGCGCTGGCACAGCAGCCGCAACTGTTAGCCCTCGATGAACCGACGAATCATCTCGATATTGCGGCACAGCTAGCGGTGCTTGAGCTGCTCGCGCACTTGCGTACGACCGGGGTTACCGTGCTGGCGGCTCTCCACGATCTCTCTCTGGCAGCGAGCTACTGCGACCACATCATTGTGCTCTCGCATGGTCGCGTTGTTGCCGCCGGGGCCACCGAAATGGTACTCACCGAAGCGCTCATTGCTGAGGTTTACGGGGTGCGAGCCTCCATTCTGACGAACCCCGTCACGGGCAAACCCGTTATTGGCTTTAGCCCGGCCTAG
- a CDS encoding putative F420-0 ABC transporter substrate-binding protein codes for MSVLSRTAFSRSALSRTALLAGVSVLTLSGCTAAASETAAPSTEAAAQTVELSNCGVDVSFDSAPERVITIKSSTTEMLLALGLGDRIIGTAFQDGPVPEQWASDAADLTSIAERVPSEEAVLDLEPDLVFAGWESTFSTDGAGERADLAALGINTFVAPSACQSAEQPAKLSFDDVFSDIETVASIFHVDATALLAEQAAQLAAVDANGDARTALWFSSGSDTPYVGAGIGAPQLLLDTVGLTNIAADVKSTWAPFNWEAVVDADPDFIVLVDAAWNSADKKIGVLEANPATANLSAVKAGRYLVVPFAASEAGVRSVEAAESLSAQIAELDG; via the coding sequence ATGTCTGTTCTTTCTCGCACCGCTTTCTCGCGTTCCGCTCTCTCCCGCACCGCTCTGCTTGCTGGCGTTTCCGTTCTTACCCTCAGCGGATGCACGGCTGCCGCTTCCGAAACGGCCGCTCCGTCGACCGAGGCTGCTGCGCAGACCGTCGAGCTCAGCAACTGCGGCGTAGACGTCAGCTTCGATTCGGCTCCCGAACGAGTAATCACGATCAAGTCGTCAACAACCGAAATGCTGCTCGCGCTCGGTTTGGGCGATCGCATCATTGGCACCGCGTTTCAGGACGGTCCCGTGCCTGAGCAGTGGGCATCCGATGCTGCAGATCTGACCTCGATCGCGGAACGAGTGCCTAGCGAAGAAGCAGTGCTCGACCTTGAGCCTGATCTCGTCTTTGCGGGCTGGGAATCAACGTTCAGCACTGATGGTGCCGGCGAGCGCGCCGACCTCGCTGCCCTCGGCATCAACACGTTCGTCGCCCCTTCTGCTTGTCAGAGTGCTGAACAGCCTGCCAAGCTCAGCTTCGACGACGTGTTTAGCGACATCGAGACCGTCGCTTCCATCTTCCACGTTGACGCCACCGCCCTCCTCGCCGAGCAGGCCGCTCAGCTCGCCGCCGTCGATGCGAACGGTGACGCTCGCACCGCCCTCTGGTTCTCGTCAGGTTCCGACACTCCCTACGTGGGTGCCGGCATCGGAGCACCGCAACTGCTGCTCGACACTGTTGGCCTCACCAACATCGCCGCCGACGTGAAGTCGACATGGGCTCCATTCAACTGGGAAGCCGTCGTTGACGCCGACCCCGACTTCATCGTGCTCGTGGATGCCGCCTGGAATTCTGCAGACAAGAAGATCGGTGTGCTTGAGGCGAACCCCGCGACCGCAAACCTCAGTGCAGTGAAGGCTGGCCGCTACCTCGTGGTGCCGTTCGCGGCGAGCGAGGCTGGCGTGCGCAGCGTTGAGGCTGCCGAAAGTTTGTCGGCTCAGATTGCGGAGCTCGATGGCTAA